Proteins from a genomic interval of Flammeovirgaceae bacterium SG7u.111:
- a CDS encoding cyclase family protein translates to MTTKRKIVDLSKPIKYNKSDPWFMKVKIKHKPHRKAKWLIRFLGLPFRLFPKGFIGWADDTIQKMGVHSTTHIDAPWHYCPTTNGKKSKTIDEVPLEWCYGEGLVIDMKHKADFDPITVADIKKFINENELTIEPNMIVLIKTGRDKFNGTKDFHKIGTGMSAEATEWLIDSGIKVMGIDSWGWDLPLPYMLKKAKETNDSELFWEAHLVGKDKEYCHMEQLVNLDELPYNGFKIAVFPLKIVGASAAPARVVALFD, encoded by the coding sequence ATGACAACAAAGAGAAAGATTGTAGATTTATCTAAGCCGATCAAATACAATAAATCTGACCCTTGGTTTATGAAAGTTAAAATAAAACATAAACCGCATCGAAAAGCTAAATGGCTAATTCGCTTTTTAGGACTTCCATTTAGACTGTTTCCCAAGGGTTTTATTGGCTGGGCAGATGATACCATACAAAAAATGGGAGTACATTCTACCACACATATAGATGCCCCTTGGCACTATTGCCCAACAACCAATGGAAAAAAATCTAAGACTATAGATGAGGTACCTCTAGAATGGTGTTATGGAGAGGGTTTAGTTATCGATATGAAACATAAAGCAGATTTTGACCCGATTACTGTAGCCGATATCAAGAAGTTCATAAATGAAAATGAATTGACTATAGAGCCAAATATGATTGTTCTTATTAAAACGGGAAGAGATAAGTTTAATGGCACAAAAGATTTTCATAAGATAGGGACCGGAATGAGCGCTGAAGCAACGGAGTGGCTCATTGATAGTGGAATAAAAGTTATGGGTATTGATTCTTGGGGATGGGATTTGCCCTTGCCCTATATGCTGAAAAAAGCAAAAGAAACTAATGATTCAGAATTGTTTTGGGAGGCTCATTTAGTAGGGAAAGACAAAGAATATTGCCATATGGAACAGTTAGTGAACTTAGACGAACTTCCTTACAATGGTTTCAAAATTGCCGTTTTCCCTCTAAAAATTGTTGGGGCATCAGCGGCACCAGCAAGAGTTGTAGCGCTATTTGATTAA
- a CDS encoding type II CAAX endopeptidase family protein — protein sequence MDVSIILIYGLLLFSVISIWVRLKLFNKIPLWMFLLASSFVLAIIFEKASFISLGYTLLFGLSVYYFYQTKNIWLFFVVLALSIPLFIHLPILGFNNYRYLHNITLTASSTPYSLYFNLDKTLVGVCIIGFSFDYKKIELRPILKLLAINLVLMILVFFVLAITLGYSKFDPKLPYFTPAWILANLFFTCMAEEALFRKLLQQRIADFSKGKYTAAISISVASALFGLVHYKGGVVYIISAALAGIFYGYMYHKSKRIEGAILLHFTFNLTHFLLFTYPALK from the coding sequence ATGGATGTAAGTATTATTTTAATATATGGTTTATTATTGTTTAGTGTTATTTCTATATGGGTACGGCTCAAGCTATTTAATAAAATACCTTTATGGATGTTTTTATTAGCTAGTTCATTCGTTCTAGCTATCATATTTGAAAAAGCTTCATTTATATCATTAGGTTATACGCTGCTTTTTGGGCTTTCTGTCTATTACTTTTATCAAACAAAGAACATATGGCTGTTTTTTGTAGTGTTAGCTTTATCCATCCCCTTATTTATCCATCTCCCAATTCTCGGCTTCAACAATTATAGGTATCTGCATAATATTACGCTAACAGCTAGTTCTACCCCTTATAGTTTGTATTTCAATTTAGATAAAACTTTAGTAGGGGTATGTATAATTGGCTTTAGCTTTGACTATAAGAAAATAGAGTTGCGACCGATTTTAAAATTACTAGCTATCAATCTAGTATTGATGATCCTTGTTTTCTTTGTTTTAGCAATAACATTAGGTTATTCTAAATTTGACCCAAAGCTCCCTTACTTTACTCCGGCATGGATTCTTGCCAACTTATTTTTTACATGTATGGCCGAAGAAGCTCTGTTCAGAAAGCTTCTTCAACAAAGAATAGCTGATTTTTCAAAGGGAAAATACACAGCAGCTATAAGTATATCCGTTGCTTCTGCTCTATTTGGACTGGTCCACTATAAAGGAGGGGTCGTTTACATAATTTCAGCTGCATTGGCGGGGATATTTTATGGTTATATGTATCATAAGTCTAAAAGGATTGAAGGGGCTATACTTTTGCATTTTACATTTAATTTAACCCACTTTTTATTATTCACTTATCCCGCCCTCAAATAA
- a CDS encoding Ig-like domain-containing protein: MKKRLLIIFIFSLKLSSLLYAQCDPVGIVTSSESTFNTSGTTSSHSYQLRPASNRLLVVGVGGEDNNGDNNVTGVTYGGIPMNAATDLAEHTQNGATSVFARFFYLAESDLAGLGIGNHNIVVTNNGNVGDFALNVMLLENVDQTALILDNASDNETDDNVDIDLTANATTDFIVAMNIHGDAGNNVTVTGATESFDVNAGNFRNILAANSTPNVGSNQIVSDNGNTNVQNVMVGFVVSQATCGYSCDPVGIVTSSESTFNTSGTTSSHSYQLRPASNRLLVVGVGGEDNNGDNNVTGVTYGGIPMNAATDLAEHTQNGATSVFARFFYLAESDLAGLGIGNHNIVVTNNGNVGDFALNVMLLENVDQTALILDNASDNETDDNVDIDLTANATTDFIVAMNIHGDAGNNVTVTGAIESFDVNAGNFRNILAANSTPNVGSNQIVSDNGNTNVQNVMVGFVVAAHCSTCPDVVISGAPSSVSTIAAFNVTFEFDTDVTDFVIGDITVGNGTASNFVAVDGNTYTADITPTGSGNITIDVNADVVTDCNNSATTVTVSYSIDNGCGPASSVSGSVFSVDSDNTGTVTTIGAYQLFSGERRLLVIGVSGEDDTGFHNVTDITYGGIAMTAASPLAEAFDGSRNNYTQFFYLDELALSALTDGVSYDIIVTNNGTVTNFAVVVITLEGVNQTNPIYDNDSATGDTNNLSVSLSAETDEDFMLVMGSHGNENAFTNGAYGTTEEVDDQGSGATYRFGLASKASPIVGTDNNQIGMTTSGSNRFAITAITVSPASADINCSIILPVSLVSFSTSLIDNKTHLNWTTASEFNNDYFELQKSKNGLDWEVFSKVNGAGSSNQLINYSYVDNYPYSGTTYYRLRQVDYDGKHEYSNVRTVTLDSHNRRGNIIVYPNPTSGDDIHIALDGLDAGDVEYISMVDILGRMVYEKSFQNNVESDLALVFDKKLISGQYILNVYFKDGSSQKLHVLVQDR; the protein is encoded by the coding sequence ATGAAAAAAAGATTACTAATCATATTCATATTCTCACTAAAGTTGAGTTCACTTCTGTATGCTCAATGCGACCCTGTGGGGATAGTGACATCTTCAGAGAGCACCTTCAACACTTCGGGGACTACCTCGAGCCATAGCTACCAGCTAAGGCCTGCTTCAAACAGGTTGCTCGTCGTCGGTGTGGGCGGAGAGGACAATAATGGTGATAATAATGTAACGGGTGTTACGTATGGGGGCATACCGATGAATGCTGCTACGGATCTAGCTGAACACACACAAAATGGGGCAACAAGTGTTTTTGCCCGATTTTTTTACTTGGCAGAATCTGATCTTGCAGGCTTAGGTATTGGAAATCATAACATCGTAGTAACCAACAATGGGAATGTCGGGGACTTTGCCTTGAATGTGATGTTGTTGGAAAATGTAGACCAAACAGCGCTCATACTTGATAATGCCAGTGACAACGAGACTGATGATAATGTAGATATTGATTTGACTGCGAATGCCACTACAGACTTCATCGTTGCCATGAATATCCATGGGGATGCGGGGAATAATGTAACTGTGACAGGGGCAACAGAGTCCTTTGATGTTAATGCTGGGAACTTCAGGAATATACTTGCTGCCAACAGCACGCCAAATGTAGGCTCAAATCAGATAGTGTCTGATAACGGGAATACAAACGTACAAAACGTAATGGTAGGCTTTGTAGTCTCACAAGCTACTTGTGGCTATAGTTGCGACCCTGTGGGGATAGTGACATCTTCAGAGAGCACCTTCAACACTTCGGGGACTACCTCGAGCCACAGCTACCAGCTAAGGCCTGCTTCAAATAGGTTGCTCGTCGTCGGTGTGGGCGGAGAGGACAATAATGGTGATAATAATGTAACGGGTGTTACGTATGGGGGCATACCGATGAATGCTGCTACGGATCTAGCTGAACACACACAAAATGGGGCAACAAGTGTTTTTGCCCGATTTTTTTACTTGGCAGAATCTGATCTTGCAGGCTTAGGTATTGGAAATCATAACATCGTAGTAACCAACAATGGGAATGTCGGGGACTTTGCCTTGAATGTGATGTTGTTGGAAAATGTAGACCAAACAGCGCTCATACTTGATAATGCCAGTGACAACGAGACTGATGATAATGTAGATATTGATTTGACTGCGAATGCCACTACAGACTTCATCGTTGCCATGAATATCCATGGGGATGCGGGGAATAATGTAACTGTGACAGGGGCAATAGAGTCCTTTGATGTTAATGCTGGGAACTTCAGGAATATACTTGCTGCCAACAGCACGCCAAATGTAGGCTCAAATCAGATAGTGTCTGATAACGGGAATACAAACGTACAAAACGTAATGGTAGGCTTTGTAGTAGCGGCTCATTGTTCAACTTGCCCAGACGTAGTAATTTCTGGAGCGCCATCTTCAGTTTCAACAATAGCTGCATTTAATGTTACATTCGAATTTGATACTGATGTAACAGATTTTGTAATCGGAGATATTACTGTTGGGAATGGAACAGCATCCAATTTTGTTGCTGTGGATGGGAATACCTATACAGCCGATATAACACCAACCGGTTCAGGAAATATTACCATAGATGTTAATGCTGATGTAGTTACAGATTGCAACAATTCGGCTACTACGGTTACTGTTAGTTACAGTATAGACAATGGATGTGGTCCCGCTTCATCAGTGTCAGGCTCGGTATTCTCGGTCGATTCCGATAATACTGGTACTGTAACAACAATCGGTGCGTACCAATTATTTTCTGGAGAACGCAGGCTATTAGTGATAGGGGTTTCTGGTGAGGATGATACTGGCTTCCACAACGTAACTGACATTACTTACGGAGGGATTGCCATGACAGCGGCTAGTCCTCTGGCAGAGGCATTTGATGGTAGCAGAAATAATTATACGCAATTTTTCTATTTAGACGAGTTGGCCTTGTCAGCCCTTACAGATGGTGTAAGCTATGATATAATTGTAACCAACAATGGTACTGTAACCAATTTTGCTGTTGTTGTCATTACCTTAGAAGGGGTGAACCAGACCAACCCAATTTATGATAATGACAGTGCTACAGGAGATACCAATAACTTATCTGTGTCATTATCAGCCGAAACTGATGAAGATTTTATGCTAGTAATGGGATCCCATGGTAACGAAAACGCATTTACTAATGGAGCGTATGGCACTACTGAGGAAGTGGACGACCAAGGATCAGGGGCAACTTACAGATTTGGTTTGGCATCGAAAGCTTCTCCTATTGTGGGCACTGATAACAATCAAATTGGCATGACAACTAGTGGTTCGAATAGATTTGCAATAACCGCAATAACAGTGAGCCCAGCTTCTGCCGATATAAATTGTTCTATAATTTTACCCGTTTCGCTGGTGTCTTTTAGTACATCTTTAATAGATAATAAAACACATTTAAACTGGACAACTGCATCTGAGTTCAATAATGATTATTTTGAATTGCAAAAATCTAAAAATGGTTTGGACTGGGAGGTATTTTCCAAAGTAAATGGAGCAGGCTCAAGCAATCAATTGATCAATTATAGCTATGTAGATAACTACCCTTATAGTGGCACCACTTATTATAGATTAAGACAGGTGGATTATGATGGAAAGCATGAATATAGCAATGTACGTACAGTTACTTTAGATAGTCATAATAGAAGAGGTAATATTATAGTTTACCCTAACCCTACTAGTGGGGATGATATCCATATTGCATTAGATGGCTTAGATGCTGGTGATGTAGAGTATATTTCTATGGTAGATATTCTTGGTAGAATGGTTTATGAAAAGAGTTTTCAAAATAATGTTGAATCGGACTTAGCATTAGTTTTTGACAAAAAACTAATTTCTGGACAGTACATTTTAAATGTATATTTTAAAGATGGTTCAAGTCAAAAATTGCATGTCCTAGTTCAGGATAGGTAG
- a CDS encoding SDR family oxidoreductase translates to MMEELQSGDKQEKVTPEQIDQCLAVLEKLNTDTNQIFDIPKDKRLALIMAAGQFSRPNKDEFTRRKRAAKKEEKKKLRLKDKQARNATGIRSAREAIVFEAPAMIALTGKEAEKEVELESPRECYVCKTKFDRLHHFYDTMCKECGDFNYAKRFQTADLRGQVALVTGSRLKIGYHITLMMLRAGATVIATTRFPVDSALRYSKESDFQEWGHRLKIHGLDLRHIPSVEIFCNFIEQQYDRLDILINNAAQTVRRPAGFYHHLMANEEKPTRELPAYAQELLTDHTACLTELRSLSETFSKNEQKNLPVSWHGKQIGIGLHASAKLSQIPYSIDNSLPTEEVFPIGKLDADLQQVDLRKTNSWRLKLGEIHTNEMLEVQLVNSVAPFVLCNRLANLMKKENTGMKHIINVSAMEGKFHRWHKEDRHPHTNMAKAALNMMTHTAASDFAKYGIYMNAVDTGWVTDEDPAELAKRKEELHDFQPPLDIVDGAARVLDPLFDGINTGKHWCGKFLKDYRPIDW, encoded by the coding sequence ATGATGGAAGAATTACAAAGTGGGGACAAACAAGAAAAAGTCACACCAGAACAAATAGATCAATGTCTGGCAGTTTTGGAGAAGCTGAACACAGATACCAATCAGATTTTCGATATTCCGAAAGACAAACGCCTTGCCCTTATTATGGCAGCGGGGCAGTTCTCACGGCCAAATAAAGACGAGTTTACCCGACGCAAGCGGGCTGCAAAAAAAGAGGAAAAGAAAAAGCTAAGACTCAAAGACAAACAAGCACGTAACGCTACGGGTATCCGATCTGCCCGAGAAGCAATTGTATTTGAAGCTCCAGCCATGATTGCCCTCACGGGAAAAGAAGCAGAAAAGGAAGTGGAGTTGGAATCGCCAAGGGAATGCTATGTATGCAAAACGAAGTTTGACAGGCTGCACCATTTCTACGATACCATGTGCAAGGAATGCGGCGATTTCAACTACGCCAAGCGTTTTCAAACGGCTGACCTCAGGGGGCAAGTTGCTTTGGTGACAGGCTCTAGGCTCAAGATTGGATACCATATCACGCTGATGATGCTTCGCGCTGGCGCAACCGTGATTGCCACTACCCGCTTCCCCGTCGACTCGGCTTTGAGATATTCCAAAGAGTCCGATTTCCAAGAATGGGGACATCGCCTGAAAATCCACGGGCTTGACCTCAGGCATATACCAAGCGTGGAAATTTTCTGTAACTTTATTGAGCAGCAATACGACAGGCTCGACATATTGATAAACAACGCAGCTCAGACCGTAAGAAGGCCCGCAGGTTTTTACCACCACCTTATGGCCAACGAAGAAAAGCCAACAAGAGAGCTGCCCGCCTATGCGCAAGAACTGCTTACCGACCATACCGCATGTTTGACAGAGCTAAGGTCTCTTAGCGAAACATTTTCCAAAAACGAGCAGAAAAACTTGCCCGTAAGCTGGCATGGAAAACAAATAGGAATAGGCTTGCATGCCTCCGCCAAGCTTTCCCAGATTCCGTACAGTATCGATAACTCACTGCCTACCGAAGAGGTGTTCCCCATTGGCAAACTGGATGCCGATTTGCAGCAAGTCGACCTGAGAAAGACTAATAGCTGGAGATTGAAACTGGGTGAGATCCATACCAATGAAATGCTGGAAGTGCAGCTCGTCAATTCGGTAGCGCCGTTCGTGCTCTGCAACCGTTTGGCCAACCTCATGAAAAAAGAGAACACGGGCATGAAGCATATCATCAACGTTTCGGCCATGGAAGGAAAATTCCACCGCTGGCACAAAGAAGATAGGCATCCGCACACCAATATGGCAAAGGCCGCCCTCAACATGATGACACATACCGCCGCTTCAGACTTTGCCAAATACGGCATTTACATGAATGCGGTAGACACGGGTTGGGTAACAGACGAAGACCCTGCCGAACTAGCCAAGCGGAAAGAAGAACTCCACGACTTCCAGCCCCCGCTGGACATTGTGGACGGAGCAGCAAGAGTATTAGACCCACTTTTCGACGGTATAAACACTGGCAAGCACTGGTGCGGTAAGTTCCTAAAAGACTATAGACCAATTGATTGGTAG
- a CDS encoding AGE family epimerase/isomerase, producing the protein MILQQLKEEASSELFERILPYWMDRMTDHENGGFYGQITGANQLVKNAPKGAVLNTRILWTFSEAYFLSPNPDYLESAQRAYGYLKTHFFDKELGGVYWSVDFEGKPLDTKKQVYAQSFGIYALTAYYKATRSSESLELAKNLFHLIEKHSFDTEENGYFEAYTKDWQLMEDLRLSEKDANEKKTMNTHLHVLEAYTTLVQVWGDPLLKKQLKNLIELFLEKFIDPQTFHFNLFFDEYWHLKSKGVSYGHDIEGSWLLQEAAEALGDESLIKQVETVVVKMAEATLAKGIDEDGGLYYELHASGKLDTDKHWWPQAEAVVGFVNAWQLTKEEKWLAQAQQTWEYLSKFIVDRKDGEWHFKVSKEGKPYREEDKAGLWKCPYHNGRACMELMMRAEKYV; encoded by the coding sequence ATGATTTTACAACAACTGAAAGAAGAAGCTTCTAGCGAGCTTTTCGAACGCATCCTCCCCTATTGGATGGACAGAATGACAGACCACGAAAACGGTGGTTTTTACGGGCAGATCACTGGCGCTAACCAGCTAGTAAAAAATGCGCCCAAGGGTGCAGTGCTCAACACCCGAATCCTTTGGACATTTTCCGAAGCCTACTTCCTCTCTCCCAATCCCGACTATTTAGAATCTGCCCAGCGGGCTTATGGCTATCTCAAAACCCATTTCTTTGACAAAGAACTTGGTGGGGTTTATTGGTCGGTTGATTTTGAAGGCAAGCCACTCGACACAAAAAAACAAGTGTACGCCCAATCTTTTGGCATTTATGCCCTTACGGCTTATTACAAAGCAACAAGAAGCTCTGAAAGCTTAGAGCTGGCAAAAAACCTTTTCCACCTCATAGAAAAGCACAGTTTTGACACCGAAGAAAACGGCTACTTTGAAGCCTATACCAAAGATTGGCAACTAATGGAGGATCTCCGCCTTAGCGAAAAGGATGCCAACGAGAAGAAGACAATGAATACGCACTTGCATGTATTGGAGGCGTATACCACTTTGGTACAGGTGTGGGGCGACCCGCTGTTGAAAAAGCAATTGAAAAACCTGATTGAGCTTTTCCTAGAAAAATTCATCGATCCGCAAACCTTCCATTTCAACTTGTTCTTTGATGAATATTGGCACCTGAAATCAAAAGGTGTTTCCTATGGCCACGATATAGAGGGAAGTTGGTTATTGCAAGAAGCTGCCGAAGCCCTTGGCGACGAAAGCCTGATAAAACAAGTAGAGACCGTTGTCGTGAAAATGGCGGAAGCTACGCTTGCAAAAGGTATTGATGAAGACGGCGGCCTATATTATGAACTGCATGCCAGCGGTAAGCTCGATACCGACAAGCATTGGTGGCCACAAGCCGAAGCGGTAGTTGGTTTCGTAAATGCATGGCAGCTCACCAAAGAGGAAAAGTGGTTAGCCCAAGCCCAGCAAACCTGGGAATACCTCTCAAAGTTCATTGTGGACCGAAAAGATGGAGAATGGCATTTTAAGGTAAGCAAAGAAGGAAAACCATACCGAGAGGAAGACAAAGCCGGGCTGTGGAAATGCCCCTATCACAACGGCAGAGCCTGCATGGAGCTTATGATGCGAGCAGAGAAGTATGTTTAA
- a CDS encoding alpha-amylase family glycosyl hydrolase — translation MIFISSCEQKKGKGFYVDKTLLSNTEVCAFPDAVTYEIFPQSFADTNNDGIGDINGITQKLGYLQNLGIKAIWLMPIMPSPSYHKYDVVDYKDVHPNYGDLPTFKKMVQEAHNHDIKIIIDLIINHTSDQHPWFLESKKGKDNPYRDYYIWATKTQIDSISSMEKEATGDSDNITQWHDSEGSEEKYYGYFTGQMPDLNYDNPAVREEVINIGKFWLEEVGVDGFRMDAAKHIYEDHRVTDNVEWWKSFKASMRKIKPDVYIVGEVWDKSDFIAPFTEGLPAMFNFDMAFSILESVKREKNVSAYIEGSAWEVDENTTLTSAYLTTMAKYQAVTDDFQDAVFLSNHDQNRIMSMLDNNLEKAGLASAILLSLPGTPYIYYGEEIGMRGKKPDENIREPFLWDTKENDQFRTKWEEAIHSTDNTVDPVSVQLENSHSLLNQYIALIQLRNRSKALTSGELVEYQTKAPGLLVFIRKYEKEEVLVIHNLSEKIQNIEIPKRFENILFSSRNTSLKQGDQVQVSPYESVFVQSEK, via the coding sequence ATGATATTTATAAGCAGCTGCGAACAGAAAAAAGGAAAAGGGTTTTATGTAGATAAAACATTACTTTCCAACACAGAAGTCTGTGCATTTCCAGATGCCGTAACTTACGAGATCTTCCCCCAATCTTTTGCCGATACCAATAACGACGGAATTGGCGATATAAATGGCATCACCCAAAAATTAGGATATTTACAAAACCTAGGCATCAAAGCCATTTGGCTAATGCCAATTATGCCTTCTCCATCCTACCACAAATACGATGTGGTAGATTATAAAGATGTCCACCCCAACTATGGCGATTTGCCCACCTTCAAGAAAATGGTGCAAGAAGCCCACAATCACGATATAAAAATCATCATTGACCTGATCATCAACCACACCAGCGATCAGCATCCTTGGTTTTTAGAATCGAAAAAAGGAAAAGACAATCCGTACAGGGACTATTACATTTGGGCAACTAAAACACAAATTGACAGCATCAGTTCGATGGAAAAAGAAGCCACGGGCGACTCTGACAACATCACCCAATGGCACGACTCGGAAGGGAGCGAAGAAAAATACTACGGCTACTTCACTGGGCAGATGCCCGACCTCAACTACGACAACCCTGCCGTGAGGGAAGAAGTGATCAACATTGGAAAGTTTTGGCTTGAGGAAGTTGGTGTAGATGGGTTTAGGATGGATGCCGCCAAGCATATCTACGAAGACCATCGGGTGACCGACAATGTAGAATGGTGGAAATCTTTCAAGGCTTCTATGAGAAAAATAAAGCCAGATGTGTACATAGTAGGCGAAGTATGGGACAAATCGGATTTCATTGCCCCGTTTACCGAAGGGCTTCCCGCCATGTTCAATTTCGATATGGCATTCAGCATTTTAGAATCGGTAAAACGTGAAAAAAATGTCTCTGCCTACATAGAAGGCTCTGCTTGGGAAGTGGATGAAAACACGACACTTACCTCGGCTTATCTCACCACCATGGCAAAATACCAAGCCGTGACCGACGATTTCCAGGATGCCGTGTTCTTAAGCAACCACGACCAGAACCGCATCATGAGCATGCTCGATAATAACCTCGAAAAAGCCGGCTTAGCGTCGGCCATATTGCTTTCCCTCCCCGGCACTCCTTACATTTACTACGGTGAAGAAATAGGTATGCGAGGCAAGAAGCCCGATGAAAATATCAGAGAACCATTCTTGTGGGACACTAAAGAAAATGATCAGTTTAGAACTAAATGGGAAGAAGCTATCCATAGTACCGACAACACTGTTGATCCTGTTTCGGTACAGCTGGAAAATTCACACTCCCTGCTCAATCAATACATTGCCCTTATCCAATTAAGAAACCGCTCTAAAGCACTCACTTCTGGCGAGTTGGTCGAATACCAAACCAAAGCACCTGGCCTGCTCGTTTTTATTAGAAAATATGAAAAGGAAGAAGTGCTTGTTATTCATAACCTAAGTGAAAAAATCCAAAATATAGAAATCCCCAAAAGGTTTGAAAATATATTATTCAGCAGCCGAAACACAAGCCTAAAACAAGGCGATCAAGTTCAGGTTTCACCTTATGAATCGGTGTTTGTTCAAAGTGAAAAATAA